One Panicum virgatum strain AP13 chromosome 3N, P.virgatum_v5, whole genome shotgun sequence DNA segment encodes these proteins:
- the LOC120666408 gene encoding calmodulin-binding protein 60 C-like isoform X1: MAPPSSSRRLPWSSNGDGGEMSRPRRRWQSVVLQVRGMRRKTTTTEGLFGFRRIMEAEFMGMFLPVFGSMMRRVVSEEVEKAMFRQFSAPAVPPRLLVDWNQRPRYHLVFLNGLKPVYTMTRLEPDDGTAIKVAIVERLENNRTNIIRFGPLSSARIEVVALHGNFNAKSEECWSLEEFNKHIVTGREKSAQLLTGNLTLKLNGGEALLENAIFTDNSSFTSTKMFRLGLRLVNPSGEKVLEGVTKPFRVKERRVEGFEKHYPPMLDDEVWRLKKIGKTGAYHQALSDNGIDSVKKFLQAYMKDEQKLVKLFNKMPQSTWKSIIEHAMTCKFGDSLYLYEVKDSDAGLYFDEIYQLVGVKFGDCYKPIHQLDQIEKNLVDSLKQVAYQNIDGIQSNYKMVNNYPVLHRFPAQGTSLMSPVPPNQQILNYARHSSYLGDTFSTSQGFRSNHSRENFNTSQGSNTSQGSSNVPVDMSRFVQGQASNDVQMIHEPITNRDVQYNSSQGTLLPAPRITQLQIPNNEVAYFGRDASPPAVAPNDILVSQAAARFNQGRQREPSHFSEESYNLLPMSSTDAFMSLMQPQFHLLSNGENSSNQWDQRYNGEKIMQPQQVVTGFTSRTNSFDSSSCEDLIQNFISQIPNSDRAAMPLSPRKWFKIKVAFKLASVGRLSRISRRGPHCPAPKQRLVPII, from the exons ATGgctcctccttcctccagcAGGCGCCTCCCATGGTCTTCcaacggcgatggcggcgagATGTCCCGGCCTCGCAGGCGGTGGCAGTCGGTTGTGCT GCAGGTGAGGGGaatgaggaggaagacgacgacgacggaggGGTTGTTTGGGTTCAGACGGATCATGGAGGCGGAGTTCATGGGCATGTTCCTTCCGGTCTTCGGGTCAATGATGCGGAGAGTG GTTTCAGAGGAGGTAGAGAAAGCAATGTTCAGACAGTTCAGTGCACCCGCAGTACCTCCAAG ATTACTAGTAGACTGGAATCAGCGCCCGAGGTACCACCTCGTATTCCTGAATGGTCTGAAACCAGTTTACACAATGACGAGATTAGAACCAGATGATGGAACTGCAATTAAGGTGGCAATAGTTGAAAGACTTGAAAACAACCGGACGAACATCATTAGGTTCGGTCCTCTTTCTTCTGCTAGGATTGAGGTTGTCGCCCTCCATGGCAATTTCAATGCTAAAAGTGAGGAATGTTGGAGCCTAGAAGAGTTTAACAAGCATATAGTAACCGGGCGAGAGAAGAGCGCGCAACTTCTCACAGGCAATCTGACACTGAAGCTCAATGGTGGGGAGGCTCTGCTTGAAAATGCAATTTTCACTGATAACTCCAGCTTCACTAGCACCAAGATGTTCAGGCTGGGGTTGAGGCTTGTGAATCCTTCTGGTGAGAAAGTTCTTGAAGGAGTCACCAAGCCTTTTCGTGTGAAGGAACGCAGGGTAGAAG GCTTTGAAAAGCACTACCCTCCGATGCTGGACGATGAAGTATGGCGTTTGAAAAAGATTGGCAAAACTGGTGCTTACCACCAGGCCTTGTCGGATAATGGAATCGATTCCGTGAAAAAGTTCTTACAGGCTTATATGAAGGATGAACAGAAGCTTGTAAAG CTTTTCAACAAGATGCCACAGTCAACATGGAAATCCATCATAGAGCATGCCATGACATGCAAATTTGGCGACAGTCTTTATCTTTATGAAGTTAAGGACAGCGATGCAGGTCTCTACTTCGATGAGATATATCAGCTTGTTGGGGTGAAGTTTGGTGATTGTTACAAGCCCATTCATCAGCTTGACCAAATAGAGAAG AATTTAGTGGACTCCCTTAAGCAAGTGGCCTATCAGAATATAGACGGCATTCAGTCTAACTACAAGATGGTGAACAACTATCCTGTACTCCACAGGTTCCCTGCTCAGGGCACTTCACTGATGAGTCCTGTTCCTCCAAATCAGCAGATACTGAACTATG CTCGACACAGTTCATATTTGGGAGATACTTTTTCAACTAGTCAAGGATTTAGGTCAAATCACTCAAGAGAGAATTTTAACACGTCCCAAGGATCCAACACGTCCCAAGGATCCAGTAAT GTTCCAGTTGATATGTCTCGATTTGTTCAAGGTCAAGCTTCTAATGATGTGCAGATGATACATGAACCAATAACAAATAGAGACGTACAATACAATTCAAGCCAAGGAACCTTATTACCTGCACCAAGGATTACTCAGCTGCAGATACCAAACAATGAAGTAGCATATTTTGGTAGAGATGCTAGTCCTCCCGCTGTTGCTCCTAATGACATTCTGGTTAGTCAGGCTGCTGCGAGATTTAATCAGGGGAGACAGAGAGAGCCATCTCATTTCTCTGAAGAATCATACAAT TTGCTTCCTATGTCATCTACAGATGCATTCATGTCTTTGATGCAACCTCAATTCCACCTTCTGAGCAACG GTGAGAATTCCAGCAACCAATGGGACCAACGATACAATGGTGAAAAAATAATGCAGCCACAACAAGTTGTTACTGGATTCACATCACGAACAAACAGCTTTGACTCTAGCTCATGTGAGGATCTCATACAGAACTTCATCTCTCAGATCCCTAACAGTGACAGGGCAGCGATGCCACTTTCTCCACGCAAGTGGTTCAAGATCAAGGTGGCATTCAAACTAGCATCCGTGGGGAGGCTCTCCAGGATCTCAAGGAGGGGTCCGCACTGCCCTGCGCCAAAGCAAAGGCTTGTACCAATAATATGA
- the LOC120666408 gene encoding calmodulin-binding protein 60 C-like isoform X2: MAPPSSSRRLPWSSNGDGGEMSRPRRRWQSVVLQVRGMRRKTTTTEGLFGFRRIMEAEFMGMFLPVFGSMMRRVVSEEVEKAMFRQFSAPAVPPRLLVDWNQRPRYHLVFLNGLKPVYTMTRLEPDDGTAIKVAIVERLENNRTNIIRFGPLSSARIEVVALHGNFNAKSEECWSLEEFNKHIVTGREKSAQLLTGNLTLKLNGGEALLENAIFTDNSSFTSTKMFRLGLRLVNPSGEKVLEGVTKPFRVKERRVEGFEKHYPPMLDDEVWRLKKIGKTGAYHQALSDNGIDSVKKFLQAYMKDEQKLVKLFNKMPQSTWKSIIEHAMTCKFGDSLYLYEVKDSDAGLYFDEIYQLVGVKFGDCYKPIHQLDQIEKNLVDSLKQVAYQNIDGIQSNYKMVNNYPVLHRFPAQGTSLMSPVPPNQQILNYARHSSYLGDTFSTSQGFRSNHSRENFNTSQGSNTSQGSSNMIHEPITNRDVQYNSSQGTLLPAPRITQLQIPNNEVAYFGRDASPPAVAPNDILVSQAAARFNQGRQREPSHFSEESYNLLPMSSTDAFMSLMQPQFHLLSNGENSSNQWDQRYNGEKIMQPQQVVTGFTSRTNSFDSSSCEDLIQNFISQIPNSDRAAMPLSPRKWFKIKVAFKLASVGRLSRISRRGPHCPAPKQRLVPII, from the exons ATGgctcctccttcctccagcAGGCGCCTCCCATGGTCTTCcaacggcgatggcggcgagATGTCCCGGCCTCGCAGGCGGTGGCAGTCGGTTGTGCT GCAGGTGAGGGGaatgaggaggaagacgacgacgacggaggGGTTGTTTGGGTTCAGACGGATCATGGAGGCGGAGTTCATGGGCATGTTCCTTCCGGTCTTCGGGTCAATGATGCGGAGAGTG GTTTCAGAGGAGGTAGAGAAAGCAATGTTCAGACAGTTCAGTGCACCCGCAGTACCTCCAAG ATTACTAGTAGACTGGAATCAGCGCCCGAGGTACCACCTCGTATTCCTGAATGGTCTGAAACCAGTTTACACAATGACGAGATTAGAACCAGATGATGGAACTGCAATTAAGGTGGCAATAGTTGAAAGACTTGAAAACAACCGGACGAACATCATTAGGTTCGGTCCTCTTTCTTCTGCTAGGATTGAGGTTGTCGCCCTCCATGGCAATTTCAATGCTAAAAGTGAGGAATGTTGGAGCCTAGAAGAGTTTAACAAGCATATAGTAACCGGGCGAGAGAAGAGCGCGCAACTTCTCACAGGCAATCTGACACTGAAGCTCAATGGTGGGGAGGCTCTGCTTGAAAATGCAATTTTCACTGATAACTCCAGCTTCACTAGCACCAAGATGTTCAGGCTGGGGTTGAGGCTTGTGAATCCTTCTGGTGAGAAAGTTCTTGAAGGAGTCACCAAGCCTTTTCGTGTGAAGGAACGCAGGGTAGAAG GCTTTGAAAAGCACTACCCTCCGATGCTGGACGATGAAGTATGGCGTTTGAAAAAGATTGGCAAAACTGGTGCTTACCACCAGGCCTTGTCGGATAATGGAATCGATTCCGTGAAAAAGTTCTTACAGGCTTATATGAAGGATGAACAGAAGCTTGTAAAG CTTTTCAACAAGATGCCACAGTCAACATGGAAATCCATCATAGAGCATGCCATGACATGCAAATTTGGCGACAGTCTTTATCTTTATGAAGTTAAGGACAGCGATGCAGGTCTCTACTTCGATGAGATATATCAGCTTGTTGGGGTGAAGTTTGGTGATTGTTACAAGCCCATTCATCAGCTTGACCAAATAGAGAAG AATTTAGTGGACTCCCTTAAGCAAGTGGCCTATCAGAATATAGACGGCATTCAGTCTAACTACAAGATGGTGAACAACTATCCTGTACTCCACAGGTTCCCTGCTCAGGGCACTTCACTGATGAGTCCTGTTCCTCCAAATCAGCAGATACTGAACTATG CTCGACACAGTTCATATTTGGGAGATACTTTTTCAACTAGTCAAGGATTTAGGTCAAATCACTCAAGAGAGAATTTTAACACGTCCCAAGGATCCAACACGTCCCAAGGATCCAGTAAT ATGATACATGAACCAATAACAAATAGAGACGTACAATACAATTCAAGCCAAGGAACCTTATTACCTGCACCAAGGATTACTCAGCTGCAGATACCAAACAATGAAGTAGCATATTTTGGTAGAGATGCTAGTCCTCCCGCTGTTGCTCCTAATGACATTCTGGTTAGTCAGGCTGCTGCGAGATTTAATCAGGGGAGACAGAGAGAGCCATCTCATTTCTCTGAAGAATCATACAAT TTGCTTCCTATGTCATCTACAGATGCATTCATGTCTTTGATGCAACCTCAATTCCACCTTCTGAGCAACG GTGAGAATTCCAGCAACCAATGGGACCAACGATACAATGGTGAAAAAATAATGCAGCCACAACAAGTTGTTACTGGATTCACATCACGAACAAACAGCTTTGACTCTAGCTCATGTGAGGATCTCATACAGAACTTCATCTCTCAGATCCCTAACAGTGACAGGGCAGCGATGCCACTTTCTCCACGCAAGTGGTTCAAGATCAAGGTGGCATTCAAACTAGCATCCGTGGGGAGGCTCTCCAGGATCTCAAGGAGGGGTCCGCACTGCCCTGCGCCAAAGCAAAGGCTTGTACCAATAATATGA
- the LOC120666409 gene encoding mediator of RNA polymerase II transcription subunit 15a-like, with protein sequence MGSLNPAAAAAAASSSGDWRRQCNPNARPRMRDTMLQTLRRYLPVEEVSRQNIATQIEKRFYNTSANQSDYFKNIAAVTNHVEKQYQKCSHPDPAPSLPQQGNNPAYSSASILMSQQQSQQPDHSTLVQTSSLSSDDQSSTDDSQTSALHNTSGQSTTGQMHRMAIQSTTQSGIRHILLNTVQQPVNHQQQHPEPSMNQQFSVQQIEQTQQFLPQPATGELSNLHPNQTNNLLNQHETQDCMQPQHQEYAAFHSEDNIWECSTIAFTH encoded by the exons ATGGGGAGCCtcaaccccgccgccgccgctgccgccgcctcctccagtgGCGACTGGCGTCGCCAGTGTAACCCAAATGCGCGCCCCCGGATGCGCGATACTAT GTTGCAAACTCTGAGGAGGTATCTGCCGGTGGAAGAGGTTAGCCGTCAAAACATTGCTACCCAAATTGAGAAGCGGTTCTATAACACATCCGCGAACCAG TCTGATTATTTCAAGAACATTGCTGCGGTTACCAACCATGTGGAGAAACAGTACCAAAAATGCAGCCATCCAGATCCAG CACCTTCCCTCCCTCAACAAGGCAATAACCCGGCATATTCATCAGCAAGTATCTTGATGTCTCAGCAGCAGTCCCAACAACCTGATCATTCAACACTTGTACAAACTTCTTCTCTGTCTAGTGATGATCAGAGCTCGACAGATGACAGCCAGACATCTGCGCTGCATAATACGTCTGGGCAATCTACAACTGGACAGATGCACCGGATGGCCATTCAATCAACTACTCAGAGTGGCATTCGACATATTCTATTGAATACTGTACAACAACCTGTGAATCATCAGCAGCAACATCCAGAGCCCTCTATGAATCAGCAGTTTTCTGTACAACAAATCGAGCAAACTCAACAGTTTTTGCCACAACCGGCAACAGGAGAGCTGTCAAATTTACACCCAAATCAGACAaataatcttttgaatcagCATGAAACGCAGGACTGTATGCAGCCACAGCACCAAGAATATGCAGCCTTTCACAGTGAAGATAATAtctgggagtgctcaaccatcGCCTTCACACATTGA
- the LOC120667951 gene encoding uncharacterized protein LOC120667951, whose product MAAYYTNGGCVDMFVEEVAMEITTLDQDIWASDDEGGDEAADDDMTGYDLDSPRMQTSSDEEYKQPSEEDSSADDEEATEFRNYARQIKRNIRANKLGIHENSDGEAQRWKTVENRFDSKAEVPVFSLGMAFRCSMQFKKALVKYGLKEHKSLKFVKDEKTMIRAICDWTGCNWLIYGSKTSSSEWFKIKDNPTWSVGLMKAAVLKDLFAYVSISKCKRAKSLVLQKALDAMKGEYSRVYDYQLELQRSNPGTTIAICLDQEIEDKKVFEKMYVCFDALKKGLLAGCRKVIGLDGCWFKGANNGNLLYAIGRDTNNQMYPVAWAAVPIENYDHWYWFISHLQKDINMSNGGQDWVLISDQQKGLLKAVKELVPNAEHRMCARHIYANWRKKYTDKKLQKKWWRCAKASSRTLFNLYRAYLAQETPEGAQDMMKTSPEHWSRAFFRLGNNCDSVDNNMCESFNHSIMEVRFYPVISMCEAIRKKLMVRIQENRVRAEKWSCQICPNIFKKLKMNIEMSGKCIVLWNGDGFEVQEGEDRKYIVNLQKRECTCRY is encoded by the exons ATGGCTGCTTATTACACTAATGGTGGTTGCGTTGACATGTTTGTTGAGGAGGTGGCTATGGAGATTACTACTCTTGATCAGGACATATGGGCAAGTGATGATGAGGGAGGAGATGAAGCAGCTGATGATGATATGACTGGTTATGATCTGGACAGCCCAAGGATGCAGacttcatctgatgaagaatACAAGCAACCATCAGAGGAGGACAGCTCTGCAGATGATGAAGAGGCAACTGAATTCAGAAATTATGCAAGGCAGATTAAGAGAAACATCAGAGCAAACAAACTTGGTATTCATG AAAACAGTGATGGAGAAGCTCAAAGGTGGAAGACAGTGGAGAATAGGTTTGATAGTAAGGCTGAGGTACCTGTTTTCTCACTTGGGATGGCATTTAGATGCAGCATGCAGTTCAAGAAGGCTCTAGTGAAGTATGGCTTGAAGGAACATAAGTCACTAAAATTTGTCAAAGATGAGAAGACTATGATTAGGGCAATTTGTGACTGGACTGGATGTAATTGGTTGATATATGGGTCAAAGACTAGCAGTTCTGAATGGTTTAAG ATCAAGGACAACCCCACTTGGAGTGTTGGGCTCATGAAGGCTGCAGTGTTGAAGGACTTGTTTGCATATGTATCCATTTCAAAGTGCAAGAGAGCTAAGTCTTTAGTATTGCAGAAAGCACTGGATGCTATGAAGGGGGAGTACAGTAGAGTGTATGATTACCAACTAGAGCTGCAGAGGTCAAATCCTGGGACCACAATAGCTATATGTCTTGACCAAGAGATTGAGGACAAAAAGGTATTTGAGAAGATGTATGTATGCTTTGATGCTTTGAAGAAAGGTCTACTGGCAGGATGCAGGAAGGTGATAGGATTGGATGGATGCTGGTTCAAAGGTGCAAATAATGGTAATTTACTCTATGCTATTGGAAGAGATACTAACAATCAAATGTACCCAGTTGCTTGGGCAGCAGTTCCAATAGAGAACTATGaccattggtactggttcatttCCCACCTGCAAAAAGACATTAACATGAGTAATGGAGGTCAGGATTGGGTGCTTATTTCAGACCAGCAAAAG GGATTATTGAAGGCAGTGAAAGAGTTAGTACCCAATGCAGAGCACAGGATGTGTGCAAGGCATATTTATGCCAACTGGAGGAAGAAGTACACAGACAAGAAGCTGCAGAAGAAGTGGTGGAGGTGTGCAAAGGCATCAAGTAGGACACTATTCAACTTGTACAGAGCTTACCTTGCTCAAGAGACTCCAGAAGGTGCCCAAGACATGATGAAAACCTCACCAGAACACTGGAGTAGGGCTTTTTTCAGGTTAGGCAACAATTGTGACTCAGTTGACAACAACATGTGCGAGAGTTTCAACCACAGTATTATGGAAGTAAGGTTCTATCCAGTGATCTCTATGTGTGAAGCCATAAGGAAAAAGCTGATGGTTAGAATTCAAGAAAACAGGGTCAGGGCTGAGAAGTGGAGTTGTCAAATTTGTCCTAATATTTTCAAAAAGCTGAAGATGAACATTGAAATGTCTGGGAAGTGTATTGTACTGTGGAATGGAGATGGGTTTGAAGTGCAAGAAGGAGAAGACAGGAAGTACATAGTCAATTTACAGAAAAGAGAGTGCACTTGTAGATATTAG